CCAGGTCGCGCTCGACCCGCCCGGGCGCCACGTCCCACAGCGTGAGGCCGCGCGCAGCCAGGTGCACATAGTTCTGCGTGTCACGCAGCTGGGCCAGCGGCGGCCGGCCCAGCGCGTCCAGCCACTCGTGCAGGTGCTCGGTGGCGTGGGTGTGATCCTTGGCGCGCATCGCCACCAGGCCGATGGCCAGGCGGGCGCTGCGCTTGTGCTCGCCCAGCGTGTGCAGGAAGGCCTGCGTGGCCGCCATGTCGAAGGGGCTGGGCTGCAGCGGGATCAGCAGCTTGTCGGCCAGCTTCATCACCGCGTCGAGCCGCTTGCCGTGCAGGCCGGCGGGCG
This portion of the Aquabacterium sp. OR-4 genome encodes:
- a CDS encoding ParA family protein yields the protein MPVIAVANPKGGVGKSTLATNVAGWLARQGHAVMLGDLDRQHSARGWLSLRPAALPPIRGWEVIDGGDTVRLPKGTTHAVIDTPAGLHGKRLDAVMKLADKLLIPLQPSPFDMAATQAFLHTLGEHKRSARLAIGLVAMRAKDHTHATEHLHEWLDALGRPPLAQLRDTQNYVHLAARGLTLWDVAPGRVERDLAQWQPLLDWLAA